A stretch of Vannielia litorea DNA encodes these proteins:
- a CDS encoding glycosyltransferase family 2 protein, with the protein MSTARKMVVTTMKNEGPYLLEWIAYHRMIGFNEFTIFSNDCTDGTNLMLNRLDQMGVVRHFDNPLGPRMDPQRAAYSRANRQDEVRSADWVLIIDADEFLNVKVGDGSVDALIAHCPTEADAISINWRFMGSCGAAHMEPDALVTSRFTRGSSFDRPENGLIWGYKTLFRPSRFDFFGVHRPKFRKDTEITPGMRLWVNSDGKTMRDRVLEKGWRSSADEVAYDAAQVNHYAVKSREEFLLKRLRGTANSKNKDRIDMGYWEKFDINTHEDKSIRTDGVAEGVADLLQDADLAALHRACIESCRRTIAYQMQDQKLADFVNDGVWQEAAE; encoded by the coding sequence ATGAGCACGGCGCGCAAGATGGTCGTCACGACCATGAAGAACGAGGGCCCCTACCTGCTCGAGTGGATCGCCTATCACCGGATGATCGGCTTCAACGAGTTCACGATCTTCTCCAACGATTGCACCGACGGCACCAACCTGATGCTCAACCGGCTCGACCAGATGGGCGTGGTGCGCCACTTCGACAACCCGCTCGGGCCGCGGATGGACCCGCAGCGTGCCGCCTACTCTCGCGCCAACCGGCAGGATGAGGTGCGCAGCGCCGATTGGGTGCTCATCATCGACGCCGACGAGTTCCTGAACGTGAAGGTGGGCGACGGCTCGGTGGATGCGCTCATCGCTCACTGCCCCACTGAGGCCGATGCCATCAGCATCAACTGGCGGTTCATGGGGTCCTGCGGCGCCGCCCACATGGAGCCGGACGCGCTGGTGACCAGCCGCTTCACACGGGGCTCCAGCTTCGACCGGCCCGAGAACGGGCTGATCTGGGGGTACAAGACCCTCTTCCGCCCCTCCCGCTTCGATTTTTTCGGCGTCCACCGCCCCAAGTTTCGCAAGGACACCGAGATCACGCCCGGCATGCGGCTCTGGGTCAACTCCGACGGCAAGACCATGCGGGATCGCGTGCTCGAGAAGGGCTGGCGGTCGAGCGCCGACGAGGTGGCCTATGATGCGGCCCAGGTGAACCACTACGCAGTCAAGAGCCGCGAGGAGTTCTTGCTCAAGCGCCTGCGCGGCACGGCGAACTCCAAGAACAAGGACCGCATCGACATGGGCTATTGGGAGAAGTTCGACATCAATACCCATGAAGACAAGTCGATCCGCACGGACGGCGTTGCGGAGGGCGTTGCGGACCTGCTTCAGGATGCCGACCTTGCCGCTCTCCACCGCGCCTGCATCGAGAGCTGCCGCCGCACGATCGCCTACCAGATGCAGGACCAGAAACTTGCGGATTTCGTGAACGACGGGGTCTGGCAGGAGGCAGCGGAGTGA
- a CDS encoding host attachment family protein, translating to MTELKQGTWVLVADSEKALFLENVTDGGDPYLVVTGKERQENPSDREQSANRPGRKADTGPGQRSALDDTDWHELAKERFAHDLAGLLYEKAHRGEFDHIVLACAPQVLGALRKELHKEVLDKVVAEVPKTLTNHPLDEIEKIVKGDLEAA from the coding sequence ATGACCGAGCTGAAGCAGGGCACCTGGGTGCTTGTGGCCGACAGCGAAAAGGCGCTCTTCCTTGAGAACGTCACTGACGGGGGGGACCCCTACCTCGTTGTCACCGGCAAGGAGCGGCAGGAAAACCCCTCCGACCGGGAGCAAAGCGCGAACCGCCCGGGCCGTAAAGCCGACACCGGGCCGGGCCAGCGCTCGGCACTTGACGACACAGACTGGCACGAGCTGGCCAAGGAGAGGTTTGCCCACGATCTCGCCGGCTTGCTCTACGAAAAAGCCCACCGAGGCGAGTTCGACCACATCGTGCTGGCCTGTGCTCCGCAGGTGCTCGGTGCGCTCCGAAAGGAGTTGCACAAGGAGGTGCTCGACAAGGTGGTGGCCGAAGTTCCGAAGACCCTCACCAATCACCCTCTCGACGAGATCGAGAAGATCGTGAAGGGCGATCTCGAGGCCGCCTAG
- a CDS encoding TIGR00730 family Rossman fold protein: protein MTAPLSVCVYCGSRDGTDPAYAEAAEALGAAIADHGWRLVYGAGDVGLMGRVARTAQAGGAETFGVIPTHLLQREVGKRDLTSFIVTETMHERKKVMFMNAEAVVVLPGGAGSLDELFEALTWRQLGLHAKPVFLLNVNGYWDKLIALLEHVVASGFAGDDLLGFYSVVPSVEALAEALEKV from the coding sequence ATGACAGCTCCCCTCTCCGTCTGCGTCTATTGCGGATCACGCGACGGGACCGATCCGGCCTATGCCGAGGCTGCAGAGGCGCTTGGCGCGGCAATTGCGGACCACGGCTGGCGGCTGGTCTACGGCGCGGGCGATGTGGGGCTGATGGGGCGGGTTGCCCGCACGGCTCAGGCTGGCGGGGCCGAGACCTTCGGGGTGATCCCGACACATCTGCTGCAACGCGAAGTGGGCAAGCGCGACCTCACCTCCTTCATCGTCACCGAAACGATGCACGAGCGGAAGAAGGTGATGTTCATGAACGCCGAGGCGGTGGTGGTGCTGCCGGGCGGCGCGGGCTCGCTGGACGAGCTCTTCGAGGCGCTGACCTGGCGCCAACTCGGGCTGCACGCCAAGCCCGTCTTCCTGCTCAACGTAAATGGCTACTGGGACAAGCTCATCGCGCTCCTGGAACACGTCGTCGCCAGCGGATTTGCCGGCGACGACCTCCTGGGGTTCTATTCGGTCGTTCCTTCCGTCGAGGCGCTTGCCGAGGCACTCGAAAAGGTCTAG
- a CDS encoding sulfotransferase, producing MSAARFLCVGTHHKTGTVWLRRTLHRIMERQGIPLMQINRAKRIADLPEHGPQIVVNWSSGYPPEVFALPEARFIHVIRDPRDVLLSGARYHEKAPLGNENFLKKQRPEWGGLNYKDYLKSLETPQEKLLFEMENKHASTLFEMLAWPYGHPSAVELRYEDLMEDHECRQFRSALERCAIQGLDIDGAVQAFWDSSLFGGLKKEGERPNRIVNHVTSGTGAEAQWRTKMPRSVARRYAARYGSALAALGYAEDDSWVDLCPEDEALAEAQEAVAAK from the coding sequence GTGAGCGCTGCCCGGTTTCTCTGTGTAGGGACACATCACAAGACGGGCACGGTCTGGCTCCGTCGCACGCTTCACCGGATCATGGAGCGGCAGGGCATACCGCTGATGCAGATCAACCGCGCCAAGCGGATCGCCGATCTGCCGGAACACGGGCCACAGATCGTGGTGAACTGGTCGTCAGGCTACCCGCCCGAGGTCTTTGCCCTGCCTGAGGCGCGTTTCATCCATGTCATACGGGATCCCCGCGACGTGCTGCTCTCGGGTGCCCGCTACCATGAGAAGGCGCCGCTCGGGAACGAGAACTTCCTGAAAAAACAACGCCCCGAGTGGGGCGGGCTGAATTACAAGGACTATCTCAAGAGCCTGGAGACTCCGCAGGAGAAGCTCCTCTTCGAGATGGAAAACAAGCATGCCTCGACGCTCTTCGAGATGCTCGCCTGGCCCTACGGTCACCCCAGCGCGGTCGAGCTGCGCTATGAAGACCTGATGGAAGATCACGAGTGCCGGCAGTTCCGCTCGGCGCTGGAACGGTGCGCGATCCAAGGGCTCGATATCGACGGCGCGGTGCAGGCGTTCTGGGATTCGAGCCTCTTCGGTGGCCTCAAGAAAGAGGGCGAGCGACCAAACCGGATCGTCAACCACGTCACCTCGGGCACCGGGGCGGAGGCGCAATGGCGCACGAAGATGCCGCGCTCGGTCGCGCGCAGGTATGCCGCCCGCTACGGGTCGGCGCTGGCCGCCCTGGGCTATGCCGAGGATGACAGCTGGGTCGACCTTTGCCCCGAGGATGAGGCTCTGGCAGAGGCTCAGGAGGCCGTCGCGGCAAAGTAG
- a CDS encoding sarcosine oxidase subunit gamma → MLTLRGDLASPEMAKAVKAASGQGMPFRRRIEGGLGGGAAWASPDELLLFCDYAAAPDALEKARKALAGQHFLAVDVSDARAVFTVEGGPVRDLLAKLCPADMSPEVLALGEYRRSHIGQVAAAFWLVSEEKAVIVCFRSVAQYMFDLLGKAAEPGSELGYFAATAS, encoded by the coding sequence ATGCTGACCCTGCGCGGCGACCTCGCCAGCCCCGAGATGGCCAAGGCTGTGAAGGCCGCGAGCGGGCAGGGCATGCCCTTCCGCCGCCGGATCGAAGGTGGCCTGGGCGGCGGCGCTGCCTGGGCCTCGCCGGATGAACTGCTGCTCTTCTGTGACTATGCCGCGGCTCCCGACGCGTTGGAAAAAGCCCGCAAGGCGCTGGCAGGCCAGCATTTTCTGGCGGTAGATGTCTCGGACGCAAGAGCCGTTTTCACGGTCGAGGGCGGGCCGGTCCGCGACCTTCTGGCCAAGCTCTGCCCGGCCGATATGTCGCCCGAGGTATTGGCCCTGGGCGAATACCGGCGCAGCCACATCGGGCAGGTTGCCGCCGCCTTCTGGCTGGTGAGCGAAGAAAAGGCCGTGATCGTCTGCTTCCGCTCCGTTGCCCAGTACATGTTCGACCTGCTCGGCAAGGCCGCCGAGCCGGGCAGCGAACTGGGCTACTTTGCCGCGACGGCCTCCTGA
- a CDS encoding sarcosine oxidase subunit alpha family protein, which produces MSTRLPSGGRLIDRSHRLGFTFNGKQYQGFAGDSLAAALLANDQVLMGRSFKYHRPRGVVASGAEEPNALVGLGEGARFEPNQRATTTELFDGLTAISQNHWPSLVYDVGAVNSALSRFLPAGFYYKTFMAPRAAWKHLFEPFIRKSAGLGKPSNPGDPDRYEHAFVHVDLLIVGGGIAGLQATLTAAGTGAKVLLLEQEAHWGGRAPVDGAEIEGEPAESWVRKAVETLENAPNVTLRNRCMGSGVYDHGYALAYERCTDHTPGAPGPRHRLWRIRAGQIITATGALERPLSFPGNDRPGVMLASAVRDYIVNYGVSPGDRVVVVTNNDDAYRTALAVKKAGLTVACILDARPSAEGALAQACREAGIRVESGKAIAGVGVRGKRLKSVDICAQAGEGAVLETLDCELVAMSGGWSPVVHLWSHCGGKLLWSEDNFHFYPDVTRFPTSDDGAQYLRTAGIASGAMLTHQVLEDASKNAVAALADLGHSAESWRPSATGAEEARMAPVWVMPQGASKAKKSKMWLDFQNDVKVSDVELAAQEGYQSVEHTKRYTTLGMATDQGKLSNINGLAVLSGALNQPIPQTGTTTFRPPYTPISMGAIAGPGTGNTFQPLRKTPIHAWHETNGAVWEPVGQWRRPYCYPKAGESREAAVSREVRNTRESLGLLDASTLGKILVTGPDAGRFLDMLYTNMMSTLAPGKCRYGLMCNENGFLMDDGVVAKLGENSYLVHTTSGGADHIHAHMEDWLQCEWWDWKVYTTNLTEQYAQIAVVGPNGRKLLEKLGGIDVSKEALPFMHWVEGTLAGLPVRIFRISFSGELSYEIAVPANLGLELWEKLHAAGAEWGITPYGTEALHVMRAEKGFIMIGDETDGTVIPQDLNLSWAISRKKEDYLGKRAQERSHMTDPDRWKLVGLETTDGSVLPDGAYALGEGTNANGQRVTQGRVTSTYHSPTLGRGIAMGLVKHGPDRMGEVLTFGKVDGSTVEAKIVDPVFYDREGEKQNV; this is translated from the coding sequence ATGAGCACGCGCCTGCCCTCTGGCGGCCGCCTGATCGACCGTTCCCACCGCCTGGGCTTTACCTTCAATGGCAAGCAATATCAGGGCTTTGCGGGCGACAGCCTCGCCGCTGCCCTGCTCGCCAACGACCAGGTCCTGATGGGCCGGAGCTTCAAGTATCACCGCCCGCGCGGCGTGGTGGCCTCCGGCGCCGAGGAGCCCAATGCGCTCGTCGGGCTGGGCGAGGGCGCCCGTTTCGAGCCCAACCAGCGGGCCACCACCACCGAGCTTTTCGACGGGCTCACCGCGATCAGCCAAAACCACTGGCCCTCGCTGGTTTACGACGTGGGCGCGGTGAACTCGGCGCTGTCGCGCTTTCTCCCGGCGGGCTTTTATTACAAGACCTTCATGGCCCCCCGTGCGGCCTGGAAGCACCTCTTCGAGCCTTTCATCCGCAAGTCCGCCGGCCTCGGCAAGCCCTCCAATCCTGGCGACCCGGACCGCTACGAGCACGCCTTTGTCCATGTCGATCTGCTGATCGTGGGCGGCGGTATCGCGGGGCTCCAGGCGACCCTCACGGCGGCGGGCACCGGGGCCAAGGTGCTGCTGCTGGAGCAGGAGGCCCATTGGGGCGGCCGCGCGCCCGTCGATGGTGCCGAGATCGAGGGCGAACCGGCCGAAAGCTGGGTGAGAAAGGCCGTCGAAACGCTTGAAAACGCGCCAAATGTCACCCTGCGCAACCGCTGCATGGGCTCGGGCGTCTACGACCATGGCTATGCCTTGGCCTATGAGCGCTGCACCGATCACACCCCCGGCGCGCCGGGCCCCCGCCACCGGCTCTGGCGCATCCGTGCCGGCCAGATCATCACCGCCACCGGCGCGCTGGAGCGGCCCCTCAGCTTCCCGGGCAACGACCGCCCCGGCGTGATGCTCGCCTCAGCCGTACGCGACTACATCGTCAACTACGGCGTCTCCCCCGGCGACCGGGTAGTGGTCGTCACCAACAACGACGACGCCTATCGCACCGCACTGGCGGTTAAGAAAGCGGGCCTCACGGTGGCCTGTATTCTCGATGCAAGGCCCTCCGCAGAGGGGGCCTTGGCCCAGGCCTGTCGAGAGGCCGGTATCCGGGTCGAATCAGGCAAGGCCATCGCTGGTGTAGGAGTGCGCGGCAAGCGTTTGAAATCGGTGGATATTTGCGCGCAGGCTGGCGAGGGCGCGGTGCTCGAAACCCTCGACTGCGAGTTGGTCGCCATGTCCGGCGGGTGGTCTCCGGTGGTGCACCTGTGGAGCCATTGCGGCGGTAAGCTCTTGTGGTCAGAGGATAATTTTCACTTCTACCCGGATGTCACCCGCTTCCCCACCAGCGACGACGGCGCGCAGTACCTGCGCACCGCCGGCATCGCCTCCGGTGCCATGCTGACCCACCAAGTGCTTGAAGACGCGTCAAAAAATGCTGTCGCGGCGCTGGCCGACCTCGGCCATTCCGCCGAGTCCTGGCGCCCCTCCGCCACCGGCGCCGAAGAGGCCCGAATGGCCCCCGTCTGGGTCATGCCGCAGGGCGCATCCAAGGCTAAAAAATCCAAGATGTGGCTGGACTTCCAGAACGATGTTAAAGTGTCCGACGTGGAACTTGCCGCGCAGGAGGGCTACCAGTCGGTCGAGCACACCAAGCGCTACACCACTCTCGGCATGGCCACGGATCAGGGAAAGTTGAGCAATATCAACGGCCTCGCCGTGCTCTCCGGGGCGCTCAACCAACCCATCCCGCAGACCGGCACCACCACCTTCCGCCCGCCCTACACCCCCATTTCCATGGGCGCCATCGCCGGGCCGGGCACGGGCAACACCTTCCAACCATTGAGAAAAACCCCGATCCACGCCTGGCACGAGACCAATGGCGCGGTATGGGAACCCGTCGGCCAGTGGCGCCGCCCGTATTGTTATCCGAAGGCGGGGGAAAGCCGCGAGGCCGCCGTCTCAAGAGAGGTCCGCAACACAAGGGAATCCCTGGGACTTCTCGATGCCTCCACCCTTGGCAAGATCCTCGTCACCGGCCCCGACGCCGGCCGTTTTCTCGACATGCTCTACACCAACATGATGAGCACCCTCGCCCCCGGCAAATGCCGATACGGCCTGATGTGCAACGAGAACGGCTTCCTGATGGACGACGGCGTCGTCGCAAAACTCGGTGAAAACAGCTACTTGGTCCATACCACCTCGGGCGGCGCCGATCACATCCACGCCCACATGGAAGACTGGCTGCAATGCGAGTGGTGGGACTGGAAGGTCTATACCACCAACCTCACCGAGCAATACGCCCAGATCGCCGTGGTAGGCCCCAACGGTCGGAAATTGCTGGAAAAACTCGGCGGCATCGACGTGTCGAAAGAGGCGCTGCCCTTCATGCATTGGGTCGAGGGCACCCTCGCCGGTCTGCCCGTGCGCATCTTCCGCATCAGCTTTTCGGGCGAACTCAGCTACGAGATCGCCGTACCGGCGAACCTCGGGCTGGAGCTTTGGGAAAAGCTCCACGCCGCCGGGGCCGAATGGGGCATAACCCCCTACGGCACCGAGGCGCTGCACGTGATGCGGGCAGAGAAGGGCTTCATCATGATCGGCGACGAGACGGATGGCACCGTCATTCCACAGGATCTTAACCTCTCCTGGGCAATCTCCCGCAAGAAGGAGGATTATCTGGGCAAGCGCGCGCAAGAGCGCAGCCACATGACCGATCCCGACCGGTGGAAGCTCGTGGGCCTCGAAACCACCGATGGCTCGGTCCTCCCGGATGGCGCCTATGCGCTGGGCGAGGGCACCAACGCGAACGGCCAGCGGGTCACCCAGGGCCGCGTGACCTCGACCTACCACTCGCCCACGCTCGGGCGTGGCATCGCCATGGGGCTGGTGAAGCACGGACCGGACCGGATGGGCGAGGTGCTGACCTTCGGCAAGGTGGACGGCAGCACGGTGGAGGCGAAGATCGTCGATCCGGTGTTCTACGATCGTGAAGGGGAGAAGCAGAATGTCTGA
- a CDS encoding glycosyltransferase family 2 protein, with translation MSDETSPDEGKTSKAEKATFTIMSMMKDEGHCLIEWVAYHNHIGFDNICVYTNNCNDGTDAMLMRLEEMGYCKHFRNDVPEGKKPQPNALSLAEKNPAVMNSEWILTMDADEFVSVKCGRGKIQDLMEELPADTDAVAITWRFFGSSELTDWNPGMVIESYRNAAPDKFRKGWGVKTLFKPFNDMKLGIHRPHMKKAKQIPDRAQQMLRQKWVNGSGEPMPTDFNLSGWRSTKPTLGYKLVELNHYGVKSYEAYLLRRLRGNVNNKVGKYDAAYFSLFDRNEKEASNVLRHARGTRRLMDKMLEDDTLRGLYEAALEYHKGRVEMLRRTGEYDAWLAELKEASQIPIDRLDEVLFTQHLPKIWQEKVREMQEAGVPAKEIAKLINASQTAKKAETREAMRAAAEGRAVATEKQTSAEAAEEFELSDEMKAVIAQKIREGHAEMARLKGKAPPVLVPATGDAPPKSDRPGAKAMPPSEAGADRARQRREKREKPGKVGSPS, from the coding sequence ATGAGCGACGAAACCTCTCCCGACGAGGGGAAGACCAGCAAGGCAGAGAAGGCCACCTTCACCATCATGTCGATGATGAAGGACGAGGGCCACTGCCTCATCGAGTGGGTCGCCTATCATAACCACATCGGCTTCGATAACATCTGCGTCTACACCAACAACTGCAACGATGGCACCGATGCCATGCTGATGCGGCTGGAGGAAATGGGCTACTGCAAGCACTTCCGCAACGATGTGCCCGAAGGCAAGAAGCCCCAGCCCAACGCGCTCTCACTGGCCGAAAAGAACCCCGCGGTGATGAACAGCGAATGGATCCTGACGATGGACGCCGACGAGTTTGTCTCGGTCAAATGCGGACGCGGCAAGATCCAGGATCTCATGGAAGAGCTGCCCGCCGACACGGATGCCGTGGCGATCACCTGGCGGTTCTTCGGCTCGTCCGAACTCACCGACTGGAATCCGGGCATGGTGATCGAGAGCTACCGGAACGCCGCGCCCGACAAGTTTCGCAAGGGGTGGGGCGTGAAGACGCTCTTCAAACCCTTCAACGACATGAAGCTGGGCATCCACCGCCCACACATGAAGAAGGCCAAGCAGATCCCCGATCGGGCACAGCAGATGCTCAGGCAGAAGTGGGTCAACGGATCGGGCGAGCCGATGCCGACCGACTTCAACCTGTCTGGCTGGCGCTCGACCAAACCCACACTGGGGTACAAGCTCGTCGAGCTCAACCACTACGGGGTCAAGAGCTACGAGGCCTATCTCCTGCGCCGGCTCCGCGGCAACGTGAACAACAAGGTCGGCAAATACGATGCCGCCTATTTCTCGCTGTTCGATCGCAACGAGAAGGAAGCCAGCAATGTGCTCCGCCACGCCCGCGGCACCCGGCGCCTGATGGACAAGATGCTGGAAGACGACACGCTCCGCGGGCTCTACGAGGCTGCGCTGGAGTACCACAAGGGCCGTGTCGAGATGCTGCGCCGGACCGGCGAATACGATGCGTGGCTGGCGGAGCTGAAGGAGGCCAGCCAGATCCCGATCGACCGGCTCGACGAGGTGCTCTTCACCCAGCACCTGCCCAAGATCTGGCAGGAGAAGGTGCGCGAGATGCAGGAGGCCGGCGTGCCTGCCAAGGAGATCGCCAAGCTCATCAACGCCTCCCAGACCGCCAAGAAGGCCGAAACCCGCGAGGCCATGCGGGCCGCCGCCGAGGGCCGGGCCGTGGCGACAGAAAAGCAGACCTCTGCTGAAGCTGCCGAAGAGTTCGAGCTCTCGGACGAGATGAAAGCGGTCATCGCGCAGAAGATCCGCGAAGGTCATGCCGAGATGGCCCGGCTGAAAGGCAAGGCCCCGCCGGTGCTGGTGCCCGCAACCGGAGACGCGCCGCCAAAGAGCGACCGCCCCGGGGCGAAGGCGATGCCGCCTTCAGAAGCCGGGGCGGATCGAGCGAGACAGCGCCGGGAGAAGCGCGAGAAGCCCGGCAAGGTCGGGAGCCCAAGCTGA
- a CDS encoding superoxide dismutase yields the protein MAFELPDLPYAHDALADLGMSKETLEYHHDIHHKAYVDNGNKLIAGTEWEGKSLEDIVKGTYQKGAVAQNGIFNNASQHWNHMQFWEMMGPGTGGMPGELEKAITEGFGSVDKFKEEFSAAGAGQFGSGWCWLVKDTDGGLKVTKTENGVNPLCFGQTALLGCDVWEHSYYIDFRNKRPAYLSNFLDKLVNWENVASRM from the coding sequence ATGGCTTTCGAACTCCCCGACCTTCCCTATGCCCACGACGCGCTCGCCGATCTCGGCATGTCCAAGGAAACGCTCGAGTACCACCACGACATCCACCACAAGGCCTATGTCGATAACGGCAACAAGCTGATCGCCGGCACCGAGTGGGAGGGCAAATCGCTCGAGGATATCGTGAAAGGCACCTACCAGAAGGGCGCCGTCGCCCAGAACGGCATCTTCAACAACGCCTCCCAGCATTGGAACCACATGCAGTTCTGGGAGATGATGGGCCCGGGCACCGGCGGCATGCCGGGGGAGCTTGAAAAAGCCATCACCGAAGGCTTTGGCTCGGTCGACAAGTTCAAGGAAGAGTTCTCCGCAGCCGGCGCCGGCCAGTTCGGCTCGGGCTGGTGCTGGCTGGTGAAAGACACCGACGGCGGCCTGAAGGTCACGAAAACCGAGAACGGCGTGAACCCGCTGTGCTTCGGCCAGACCGCGCTGCTGGGCTGCGACGTGTGGGAGCACAGCTACTACATCGACTTCCGCAACAAGCGGCCGGCCTACCTCTCGAACTTCCTGGACAAGCTGGTGAACTGGGAAAACGTCGCCTCGCGGATGTAA